A window of Chanodichthys erythropterus isolate Z2021 chromosome 16, ASM2448905v1, whole genome shotgun sequence genomic DNA:
gggatacattttatatatgtgtgtgtgtgtgtgtgtatatatatatatatatatatatatatatatatatatatagaaacaaACTTGTATCAGCACAAAAACTCCAGAGGAATGCATGTACATGGAGAATAATAGGACCCTTGTGATTCCCTCAGGCTTCCCCTTGTCCACTCTCTCGGTGCTGTTTGTGACTTACTGTGGTGTGCAGCTGATAAAGGAGAGAGAGCGAAAGCAGGCCCTACTGGATGATCCGGAACCAGTGCCACCCCCAGAGGCAGGCAAACAGAAGGCCGAGTAAAGGACAGAGAGGTCATTGAATCTGATCCAGCTCTTGAGATCCCTCTTGTTAATTCTGCCCCTGAGCTTTCATGCCAGACTGAAGCAGTCCCATCACTATGGTCACTGCTTTGCACAACTCTGttttaaaaacacaacatgTTTTAACTGTGAATAGTTCTGAAGTGCACTTGCTGTAGTCAAATGCAACCTGTTCTCTGACATAATCTAGCACAGACAAACCAAGAagtgcattttttatttatattttcagtggATGGCTTTGTAAAGGATGGGCTTgccaaatattttatgaataaataatatattgaaCAATAAAAAGAATATTTACAACGTTTTCAGGGTTGTCTTTTGTTTCAGtccttaatatttttaatatgtttacagccgtgttattttagtattttttaagACACtagtatagtttttattaattattatatcttctgtttttattttaaagttactTGTTAACTAAAGATTAGTTATGtgcattttagtcattttttatttgttttttttaatgtctacatagtttttattcatttttattttagttttagttatttagtAAATAGTACATTAAGataaacaaatttaaatgagaaatgttaCCTTAccatttttatggttttaattttagattactataataaccctggttTACAACCATTACTATGACAAAACATGCATGTTAGGAGCTAAATGAGcttgtaatttattttacatagtTCTGACCATGGGCCATTTCAACCACACATCGCTTAGTCACTTTTCAAAGTTAAACTTTGTGCAGTCACATTTTTATGTTACTCGTCACACTCCAGCAGATGATATGGTGTGAACACATTCCCCTATTAGGCTTTGTCCTACATCGAGCTTTGAATGTCACACTGGAGATTTGAGTTGATTAATGGGCCTAAATATACACTGATGAATACTGTAGGTCCGCTATGCTGTTATCAGCACACAATTATATATCCTAGTTTTCAGTCTCCCTTTGGACCTCCCTTTTGTCACCTTACATGGGTTATTAGCACAGAATTAACCTTTCGCTTGTCTTCaaatacacttaaaaataaatattctttatcggcatatttaaaatgttgatCACAAAAAAAGTGGTTATTTTAAGAACGATCTGTGGGAATCCCCTTTTgacacctttatttttaagagtgtaccttcagaattattttattaagtattaaTGAAATGACCAGAAAATGCTTAAACCAAATACAAGTTTGTGATTAACTGGTTCAGGGTGAAACAGTAAACAAGCTGTGGCCTAGTGCTCAAACATAGCATTCCACTTTTAGGAAAATTTAACAGGAATGCTAAAGGGGATAAGCCATGGCACTACTGTAAGTGATACATGTTTGGATCCAGCTCTTGtgaaataatgattaaaaaagcCAATTATAAATGTTGCAAATTTAAATGTTGGCATTACTAGTTTCTATCAACTGAAGCTATAGGATGTAGGAGCCAGTGATACTGAGCATCTCCACTAGAGGGCTCCAGCAGGTGGACTTTATCTCTCAAAGCAACAGGCAGGCAAACTTCTGTTTGTCtccttttaaatattttctgaTTTCCATCTTTTGTTTCTCTCTGCAACTCTTCTTTTCAAGTTTCACATGTCACATCCTGTGGCATTCTACTGTCCTTTTTCATAATATAGTAGTCCCAGAGAGCAACTTGTCAGCTGTTGGCACGATCTGTTTGGCTGGGGGAAGGGATGGACAGGTTGAATTTCAAGCCCTAAGTGTGGTTCATTTGCGCATTTCTATATATAGATGGACAGACAGTAGCTGATAACTTGTGACAGCTGAGGAAGGAGGTCACACCAAAGCAGAACATCCTCCGCCATTTCTCTTTTAGTGTAACGGTGTTAATACAGTCAGTTCATTTCTGCAGTGGGAGAGGACCAGGACACCCCTCCCTCCTACTGAAATATCACATCAAACCACAACAAGATGGCCTCCATGTCAGTGGACCCAGTGACAGAGCCACGGATGTACCAGCAAACGCTCCTACAAGATGGGCTCTGTGATCTCCTGGATGCTAACAAGTTTGTggactgtgttctgaagatcagAGACAAAGAGTTTCCTTGCCATCGGCTAGTGCTAGCTGCTAGCAGCCCTTACTTCAAAGCCATGTTCCTGTCAGACCTAGAAGAGAGCAAAAAGCGGGAGATTGTTCTAAAAGACATCGAACCTGGGATCATGGGAATGATCCTGAGGTACATGTACACCTCGGATATCAACCTGACTGAGCAGAATGTCCAAGACATTTTTATGGCGGCCAACATGTACCAGATTCCCTCAATCTTCAGCGTGTGTGTGTCATATCTGCAGCAGAAGCTAGTTCTCAGTAACTGTCTGGCCATCTTTAGGCTGGGACTGTTGCTAGACTGTCCACGTTTGGCCATGGAGGCGCGGGACTTCATCTGCGACCGGTTTTCCCTCATCATTCGGGATCAAGACTTCCATCAGTTGGGTCCCAGCGAGTTGGCGGCTATCATCACATGTGACTCCCTGAACGTGGAACGAGAAGAGTCAGTGTTTGAATCTCTCATGGACTGGGTGGAGTATGACACGAACGAGAGACTGAAAGACCTGCCGGAACTTCTACACTGCGTACGTTTCCGTCTTATGCCAACAAGTTACTTTAAAGAGAAAGTGGAGGGGCACAAACTGATCAAGATGAATCAGGAGCTCAAGAGGGAGCTCCAGCTTATCAAGGATGCTCAGAAAGGACTGCTACATAGGGTCAAAAGGTCATCGCACAGAAAGGAAGGCGCGACGGTGGATTCTGAAGACGAGGATGAGGAGGGTTTGCTGCCAGGGATCCTTAATGACAACCCACGCTTTGGAATGTTTCAGACAGACCTTATATTGATGATTAGCGATGCAGGAACAGTGGCGTATGACATTGGTGCAAACGAGTGCTATATGGTGTCTTCATCCACCGAGATCCCTAAGAACCACTGCAGTCTTGTCACAAAGGAAAATCAGATCTTTGTTGCTGGAGGTCTGATGTACAACGAGGAGAACAAAGAACAGCCATTCAGTTCGTACTTTCTTCAGGTAACACACAGGCATGTTTTGCGAATGTGGCTAAAAGTGTTTGCATTACAAATCAATGACTCAAAGCATCACGAATTTCTGGTTCCAAAAATACATTTGTCTGAATGACCCTCAGGGTCCCTTTTGCTTCAGAACAGCTGTTAAAGCTTTGAACCTCATGTGTCATGTTTTTAATAATGCCTGCATGACATTTTCCTCATGTATTTCCAATGAAACCTCTGAAGGGATTGTGTTGAAAGAATCCAACAATTGTATCTGTTTGAGAAAGGAACAGTGCTTTTGGATTATTATCTTTCAATCTCAGCTCTTCTTTATCCCACAGTTTGATCCCATGAGCTCTGAATGGCTGGGGATGCCCTCACTACCAAACCCTCGCTGTCTGTTCGGTCTGGCTGAGGCTGAGAACTCCATCTATGTGGTGGGAGGAAAAGAGCTGAAGGAGGGAGAACGTGCACTAGATTCTGTTATGATCTACGACAGACAGTGAGTACAATCAGGAGATATCGCAACAtgcagctgacttgttgcctcgctgACCGATCAGGCATTGCAGGCATCGTTGGCGCACATATGTACATCCcaaaactgatttcagacagTTTTGGAACAGTTTCGTAGCTAAGGAAGCATAACAGTCCCTGATAGCACATGAGAGACATCTCAGAGACATCTTTTTGATGTCTGCATTTACATCTGCATGATCTCCAGATCTTTAGCAGTCATCTTACAGACATACCTGTGCTATGGTCTATGACAAAGTAGATATCTTTGGTTATAgccaaatatttaaatactacaatattaatttctcgctaaaattaaatcaaaagGTGGCCAAAAACACACAAGCTGTCCACTAACCACAACTTTCAgatgccatttttattttttagataaaCTGTCATGGAATCGAACACACAGGATTGTGAGATATCATAGGAGgcaaaggatacatctatgcagCCTTCAAAAATTTAAGGCATCTGAGTAGAGAGGATGTGACACAGGATCataggcagcatttttcagatttcaaaaaaatactataatacaGCCTTTAAGCTGCTCTTACTTGCTGTGCcacttcaaaaaacaaaaaatatattctctgtttatgtgtATGCCTCACAATCATGTCTTTCTTCATGTTTATCCTGATCAACAATAAGCCTTATGGTATGAAATTGATAAGTAACCTAAAGTGAACAAGTTTTTCCCTCTCATATTTACCTCTCCAAGTCAGTCCTAGCAATAGCAATAGCCCCTGTTCAACAGGATGTTGTTTGATTTGGTTAAATTTCATTATCACACAGGTCATTCAAATGGGGAGAGTCGGACCCTCTTCCGTATGCAGTTTATGGACATGGAATCGTTTCACACAAAGGGCTGGTCTATGTGATAGGTGGAAAAACTGAGAGCAAGTGAGTGAAGAACCTGTTTTTATCGTAATTTACAAACACATACTGCAATGCCTAGTTGTCCTCGCTTTTCATAACCGCGTGACTTGAAATGTAATCATGCAGGAAATGCTTGAAGAGAGTGTGTGTCTATGACCCCACTAAGTTTGAATGGAAGGATCTGGCACCCATGAAAACTGCCCGCTCGCTGTTCGGCACTGctgtttacaaaaacaaaatctatGTGGTGACTGGAGTCACTGATAATGGCCTGACTAGCAGTGTAGAGGTCTACGACATCGCCAGCAACTCGTACGTGACACTCTTTTATCATTTTATGTGTACATTACAAGCTCACGAGTAATGTAAGTTGCTCACTTGTGTGTCTCCTGCTTAGCTGGTCAGAGTTTGTGGAGTTCCCTCAGGAGAGGAGCTCTCTTAACTTGATCGAACTGGGCGGCTGCTTGTATGCTGTGGGGGGTTTTGCTATGATGCCCAAAGAGACCACCGAAAAACTGGAGCCCACTGAAATGAACGACATATGGAAGTGAGTATTTAGGTTAAACTCAAACTGGAGATTTATTGAGCTAAGGAAACTTGGTCATATATTTGATACTAAAGTCAACATAAAGTCAACTAAAGTCTTGAGGTTTGAACTTGTGAATTGCCTGACAGGTTTGACGAGGAGGAGAACTGCTGGAACGGGATCCTGAGGGAGATCGGCTATGCTGCAGGGGCCACAGTTCTTGGGGTGCGTTTGAACACCTTGAGACTCACAAAGATGTGATCTACAGTTATCATCTATAgataaaatacacataaaacaACGCCGCCCACTTTTCATAAACCAGCAATACATATATTCCATTGAATCATAATGAACATCACAGACCTAGCTTGCTTAATGTTAATATAATTTGTTTGTGATAGATCTTAAGGTATATACTGTAGTAGTAGATCAATGTTTTATATCCAAGTTGTTATGATTTTCACTGGGTCAGTGTATAGAAGATGTTAGTATGATGCAAATAGTCTATAACAGACATTCTGCTGTTCCAAGAAAAGGATGGAGACAAATACAAGACCCTCTATTTTTTCAAAAGAATGCTTTGTTAGTCATTGTTGAACAATTTGACCTTATTTAAATGTCCATGTACATTGATTTTTATCATTCTATTATGTTATTTTAGATGACATCTTAACATTTTGCAATTATGACCAAGTGCAATgttcttatattttaaaaagagaaatgaaTGGCAATGACTTAACAATAATCTAATATACTGTAGACAATGACCAAACTAAAtgaaaacactaacaacataaCACAGTTATCTGTAGTAATGTCAGTGAACATATTGTCGTACACCCTCCAAAGCCAAacgaaaataaaaattaaaagttaaGGTGAAGGATttcaagtgttattttatattatatatgccATCTTTTTTGTGTTGATACTGATGTTGAATGTCATGATGGATCACGTTTTTCTTTTCATCATGACTAATAGACAgctgacacaaacacactggAATAAAGAGATCTGAACACCTCTCAGGTTTTAGAACATAGACCAAAATATTCTTAATTAAATCAACagaaatctgtaaaaaaaaaaaaaaaaaaaaaaaaaactgcagaaataAGATTGTAATACccaattcataaaaaataccaaaaatactgctgtgtaaaaacatttaaagatcTGAGACTATAAGATTATTTTCTATAAGTACAAAAAATGACcagttaaaaacaataaaaatatattttttaattcagaAGATACCACATTAGAGTCTGCATGAGACTGTGAGAAGTGGGTGTATATTAAATAGTGGAGaataactgatttttttcattaataatataatatattctcTAATAATTCACCTTTTAAAGGGGTGCTGTAGTTTTTATGACCTACAATAACAGCAAGTTTTACCTAAACACATTCATGAATTTGAACATTACCAAAAACACAAAACCTCAAGGTAGGTTTCGTAACAAAACAAATGAGCCATAAACTTATTGACTCAAAAATGTTCCAGCTgttaaaaacatacaaattatTAATGcttctgaaaataataaacaaacacaaaaaaactttGGAAATGATAAAACTATCACAAAATGTAAAGACTACAACAATGCTTATGAAACCCTTCACACCAACAAgccaataaaataaagtgccaGAATCTACTGACTGCACATTTCTACCACCGACAAAACTTTCATTATATACTCATGAATTctccatattatatatatatatatatatatatatatatatatatatatatatatatatatatatatatatatatatatatatatatatatatatatatatatatatatataataagttTGTCCATAAGTACTATTTGTGTTTGAGGTGATGACctgttatatatatttatctataTTTTACAGGTCATCAGCTCAAACACAAATTGTAGTTATGGTCAAACTGTGACATAAATTAAAGTATCTAAGACCAATAAAATGTAAActgattattattttgtaaatatactgtacataaaaGCATATATGTATTACATTTAGTATTCTACATCTGGGAGATAGTTTTAGTATTTTACTTAATACTTTTTTTCCTAACTAGTGTTTATCATAGCACAGAAGactcttgtcaacattttagaTGGGAATGGAAGGGATATTAGAATGAGTATTAGAGCATCAGAGAATATGACATATGCAAACAAATCAAGGCTAACTTAAAATCCCATGCTCTTTGCTACATAAAAACCTCTGCATCACAAAGAAACATGATATTATGATAATACAGAGCAGTAGTTACAGGTTCCTGGAGTCTGTCCTTCCAATGGAGTAGAGTGGCGCAAGGGAACGCAGCTGAGAATGTGACGGACCCCCATCCACTGATTGGAGAACAGATGATGGAAAAGAGACTATGCCATGCAGATGTGGGCTGATAGCTCTCAGTGTTTCCATCCCGACTGGCAGTTCTTGGTTTGCAACAGCTTCCGTTTGATTGGATATAGTGGAAGAGTCCAGCAGTGGAGGGTTCCTCACCTGGGAACACTTCTCTCGGTGAGCTTTCAGCATGTTGGAGAAGCGGAAACGCTGGCCACACGCCTCACAGGGGTATGGCTTCTCTCCCGTGTGCGTGCGCCGGTGCCGCTTCATATTGGGTCGACTCGTGAAGCTTTTCCCACAGATCTCACATATATACGGTTTCTCCCCTAAAAAGAAACTGCAGACCTCTTAGACTGACTGTATAAAAGTTTTCAAAGTGCTGTACATGTGTAAGAGCATCTCACCTGTGTGCGTCTTCATGTGTTCATCAAAATACTGTTTCATACTGAAGTCCTTCCCACACCACTGACACATAAACTGCTTGTGTCCGATGTGGATGCTCATGTGGGAGCGCAGTTGGTACTTATACTGAAAACGCTCACTGCAGACCTAAAGGACAAGTGGACAAATTTAAAACATGGCCATCAATTAATAACTGATATTATAAAACAGGCTGTTCTGGTCCTGGATGCTGATTGGCCAATTCAGCTGTGCTAAAATATGCAATGTTATGATGCGACAACACATGTTCACCTGGTTATAGTTTATTATCACTGTGAAGAAATACTAAAGATAGAGTAACTTTCTAttattgtatataataataataataataataataataatagagtAATACTTGCacgacatgcaagaaaaaaattgtgcgcacaatttactaattcattccctcgatttgctaaattgtgcgcacgatttactaatttgtttcctcaatttactaaatcttgtggacaaatttttatttgttcccttgatttgctaaatcgtgcacgatttactaatttgttcccgcgatttactaaattgtgcacatgatttactaatttgttcccgcGATTTACTGAATCTTGCAGacaattttctattttgttcccttgatttgctaaattgtgcacatgatttactattttgttccagTGATTTACTAAATCTTGTGgactattttctattttgttccctatatttgctaaattgtgcacaatttactaattcgttcctgCGATTTACTAAATCTTGTGGGCGATTTTCTATTTTGTTTCcacaatttgctaaatcgtgcacacaattgaCTAATTAGTTCCCGCAATTTACTAAATTTTGCGGACGATCTTCTATTTTGTtccttcgatttgctaaattgtgcacacaatttactaatttgttcccgcGATTTACTAAGTCTTGCAGACGATTTTCTACTtcgaacaaattagtaaatcctgcacatgatttataaattgagggaacaaattagtaaatcatgcgcacgattaaagggttagttcac
This region includes:
- the klhl40a gene encoding kelch-like protein 40a → MASMSVDPVTEPRMYQQTLLQDGLCDLLDANKFVDCVLKIRDKEFPCHRLVLAASSPYFKAMFLSDLEESKKREIVLKDIEPGIMGMILRYMYTSDINLTEQNVQDIFMAANMYQIPSIFSVCVSYLQQKLVLSNCLAIFRLGLLLDCPRLAMEARDFICDRFSLIIRDQDFHQLGPSELAAIITCDSLNVEREESVFESLMDWVEYDTNERLKDLPELLHCVRFRLMPTSYFKEKVEGHKLIKMNQELKRELQLIKDAQKGLLHRVKRSSHRKEGATVDSEDEDEEGLLPGILNDNPRFGMFQTDLILMISDAGTVAYDIGANECYMVSSSTEIPKNHCSLVTKENQIFVAGGLMYNEENKEQPFSSYFLQFDPMSSEWLGMPSLPNPRCLFGLAEAENSIYVVGGKELKEGERALDSVMIYDRQSFKWGESDPLPYAVYGHGIVSHKGLVYVIGGKTESKKCLKRVCVYDPTKFEWKDLAPMKTARSLFGTAVYKNKIYVVTGVTDNGLTSSVEVYDIASNSWSEFVEFPQERSSLNLIELGGCLYAVGGFAMMPKETTEKLEPTEMNDIWKFDEEENCWNGILREIGYAAGATVLGVRLNTLRLTKM